In a single window of the Caproicibacterium sp. BJN0003 genome:
- a CDS encoding sigma-70 family RNA polymerase sigma factor, translating to MDREKATQENIGLVHACARRFLGRGADYDDLVQAGCEGLVKAADRFDENRGCCFSTYAVPVILGEMKKLFREGNTVKMGRTLQSLACKANRWSSSFAVKEGRQPTVSEVAAGLGVSSEEAAEALCAGQMPLSLTEENDEEGQLDLPTESEEERITESMSLREALKDLPANDRKLVWFRYFQDQTQNQTAQRLGMTQVQVSRREKKILTELRQMLG from the coding sequence ATGCCTGTGCCAGACGATTTCTCGGGCGCGGCGCAGATTATGATGATCTTGTTCAGGCTGGATGTGAAGGATTGGTAAAGGCTGCCGATCGCTTTGATGAGAATCGTGGCTGCTGCTTTTCAACTTATGCTGTACCGGTTATTTTAGGCGAGATGAAAAAGCTCTTTCGAGAGGGCAATACTGTTAAGATGGGGAGAACATTGCAGAGCCTTGCCTGTAAAGCAAATCGTTGGAGCAGCTCATTTGCAGTAAAAGAAGGCCGGCAGCCGACTGTAAGCGAAGTCGCAGCCGGATTGGGGGTTTCTTCAGAAGAAGCAGCCGAAGCTCTCTGCGCAGGCCAAATGCCGCTTTCTTTAACAGAAGAAAACGATGAAGAGGGACAACTGGATTTACCGACTGAGTCGGAAGAAGAACGGATTACAGAGTCTATGTCTCTTCGCGAAGCATTAAAAGATTTGCCTGCAAATGATCGAAAATTAGTCTGGTTTCGTTATTTTCAGGATCAGACACAAAATCAAACAGCGCAAAGACTCGGGATGACACAGGTGCAGGTTTCTAGAAGAGAAAAGAAGATTCTGACTGAATTACGGCAGATGCTTGGGTAA